The following coding sequences lie in one Capsicum annuum cultivar UCD-10X-F1 chromosome 5, UCD10Xv1.1, whole genome shotgun sequence genomic window:
- the LOC107870029 gene encoding UDP-URONIC ACID TRANSPORTER 1 — translation MSTTQSEKQALFITSLIIFWYSSNIGVLLLNKLLLSNYGFSFPIFLTMCHMSACAVLSYVSIVFLKIVPYQRIKSRSQLLRISTLSIVFCGSVVGGNISLRYLPVSFNQAVGATTPCFTALFAYLMTMKREAWLTYGCLVPVVAGVVIASGGEPNFHLYGFIMCIGATAARAFKSVLQGVLLSSEGERLNSMNLLLYMSPIAVLVLLPVTLVMEPNVIDVTATLATEHRYLGLLILVNSTMAYGANLLNFLVTRHTSALTLQVLGNAKGAVAVVISILIFRNPVTFIGIAGYTITVMGVVAYGEAKRRYK, via the exons ATGTCCACAACACAATCAGAAAAACAAGCACTTTTCATTACATCATTAATCATCTTTTGGTACTCATCAAACATTGGTGTCCTTCTCCTTAACAAACTTTTACTTTCCAATTATGGCTTCTCCTTTCCAATCTTCCTTACCATGTGTCATATGTCTGCTTGTGCTGTTCTTAGCTATGTCTCCATTGTTTTCTTGAAAATTGTGCCTTATCAAAGGATCAAATCAAGATCACAACTTTTAAGAATTTCTACACTTAGTATTGTCTTTTGTGGTTCTGTTGTTGGTGGTAATATCTCTTTAAGGTATTTGCCTGTTTCATTCAATCAAGCTGTAGGTGCTACAACACCATGTTTCACTGCATTGTTTGCTTATCTTATGACTATGAAGAGGGAAGCTTGGCTTACTTATGGTTGTCTTGTTCCTGTGGTTGCTGGTGTTGTCATTGCAAGTGGG GGCGAGCCAAATTTCCATCTTTATGGATTCATTATGTGTATAGGTGCAACTGCTGCTCGGGCTTTTAAGTCCGTTCTTCAGGGCGTTTTGCTTTCCTCCGAAGG GGAAAGGTTGAACTCCATGAATCTCCTTCTTTACATGTCGCCAATTGCCGTTCTAGTTTTATTGCCGGTGACACTCGTAATGGAACCCAACGTGATAGATGTCACCGCGACACTTGCAACGGAACATAGATACCTTGGTCTACTTATTTTGGTCAATTCTACAATGGCATATGGAGCCAATTTGTTGAACTTTTTGGTGACTAGGCATACCAGTGCATTGACACTTCAG GTCCTAGGAAACGCAAAAGGTGCTGTGGCTGTTGTTATATCGATTCTTATTTTCCGAAACCCTGTAACTTTCATTGGAATCGCGGGCTATACAATTACCGTGATGGGTGTTGTTGCTTACGGAGAAGCCAAAAGAAGATACAAATAG